From a single Poecilia reticulata strain Guanapo linkage group LG2, Guppy_female_1.0+MT, whole genome shotgun sequence genomic region:
- the klhl23 gene encoding kelch-like protein 23, whose amino-acid sequence MSHKNEIYTYDFSDGEHPAELLEALRHFYIRGLFTDVTLQCGESGQVFHCHRALLAARSSYFKVMFTADMRERSDSVIKLSGVDGAVLGALLDYVYTARVRVTESNVQSLLEAADLLQFSRVKQACEEFLIRLLDVDNCLGMHTFAELHQCPRLEREASRVMLSRFPELMEQEEFLELDREKIRSVLVDQSLTVQGDEALIDGVVRWVSHDLDSRVHCVSDLLHSIHLSLDDIYFNTSLEVHRQYLTKNDGKLKSVIVQAMRSNGKEIPPSRKISPSMYIIGGYYWHPLCEVHIWDPVSNTWVQGKDMPDPGRESYSVSLLGANIYVTGGYRTNTVEALDTVSVYNCDYDEWTEGCPMITARYYHCSVALHGCVYTIGGYRGGAPEQETEFYDPLKKRWFPVAKMIQGVGNATACVMGEKIYVTGGHYGYRGSCTYEKVQVYRPDVNEWSIVTLSPHPEYGLCSVSLHNKLYLVGGQTTVADCYDTESNEWRPISVMKERRMECGAVVISGCIYVTGGYSYSKGTYLQSIEKYDPELDSWEIVGTLPSPARSHGCVCVHSVH is encoded by the exons ATGTCTCATAAAAACGAGATCTACACATATGACTTCAGTGACGGGGAGCATCCTGCGGAGCTCCTGGAGGCTCTCAGGCATTTCTACATCCGCGGCCTGTTCACCGACGTGACCCTGCAGTGTGGCGAGTCCGGTCAGGTGTTCCACTGCCACAGAGCGCTGCTGGCGGCCCGCAGCTCCTATTTCAAAGTCATGTTCACGGCCGACATGAGGGAGAGGTCCGACAGCGTCATCAAGCTGAGCGGCGTGGACGGCGCTGTGCTGGGCGCCCTGCTGGACTACGTCTACACGGCCCGGGTGCGCGTCACCGAGAGCAACGTGCAGAGCCTGCTGGAGGCTGCGGACCTCCTGCAGTTCAGCAGGGTCAAGCAGGCCTGCGAGGAGTTCCTCATCCGCCTCCTGGACGTGGACAACTGCCTGGGCATGCACACCTTTGCTGAGCTCCATCAGTGCCCCAGGCTGGAGAGGGAGGCCAGCAGAGTGATGCTGAGCAGGTTCCCGGAGCTCATGGAGCAGGAGGAGTTCCTGGAGCTGGACCGTGAGAAGATCAGGTCTGTTCTGGTGGATCAGAGCCTCACGGTGCAGGGAGATGAGGCACTGATAGATGGTGTGGTCAGGTGGGTGTCCCATGACTTGGATAGTCGGGTTCACTGCGTGTCAGACCTGCTCCACTCTATCCACCTGAGTCTGGATGACATTTACTTCAACACTTCCTTGGAGGTGCACAGGCAATATCTAACAAAAAACGATGGGAAGTTAAAATCCGTGATTGTTCAGGCGATGAGGTCAAATGGCAAGGAGATCCCTCCAAGCAGAAAAATTTCCCCCAGTATGTACATCATTGGAGGATACTACTGGCACCCTCTGTGTGAAGTGCACATCTGGGATCCCGTCAGCAACACGTGGGTGCAGGGGAAAGACATGCCTGATCCCGGAAGAGAGAGCTACAGCGTCAGCCTGCTTGGTGCAAACATCTATGTGACTGGTGGATACAGGACTAACACCGTTGAAGCCCTGGACACTGTTTCAGTTTATAACTGTGACTATGACGAATGGACAGAGGGTTGTCCCATGATCACTGCCAGGTACTATCACTGCTCCGTGGCTCTACATGGCTGTGTTTACACCATCGGAGGCTACAGAGGAGGAGCTCCCGAGCAAGAGACTGAATTTTATGATCCTTTGAAAAAGAGATGGTTTCCAGTAGCCAAAATGATCCAAG gtGTAGGAAATGCCACTGCATGCGTAATGGGAGAAAAAATTTACGTTACTGGAGGCCATTATGGGTACAGAGGAAGCTGCACCTATGAGAAAGTCCAAGTCTACAGACCAGACGTCAACGAATGGAGCATCGTAACACTAAGTCCACATCCAG AGTATGGCCTTTGCTCTGTGTCTCTCCACAACAAGCTGTATTTGGTCGGCGGACAGACGACAGTTGCCGATTGCTACGACACAGAGAGCAACGAATGGCGGCCCATATCAGTGATGAAGGAGAGGAGAATGGAGTGTGGGGCTGTGGTGATAAGTGGGTGTATTTATGTAACAGGGGGGTACTCCTACTCGAAGGGAACGTACTTACAGAGCATTGAGAAATATGACCCAGAGCTGGACTCGTGGGAGATAGTAGGGACCCTGCCCAGCCCCGCCAGGTCACATGGTTGCGTATGTGTTCATAGCGTCCATTGA
- the ssb gene encoding lupus La protein, giving the protein MAENQGEMSPIEMKVARQVEYYFGDHNLPRDKFLKEQLQLDDGWVMLETMLKFNRLKALTTESSVVISALQKSKSGLLEINEDKTKIRRSPDKPLPEQNDEYKDAVKHRSVYIKGFPLETTLDEVQEWLNEKGSIESIQMRKNVHRHFKGSVFICFETEESAKQFLERTDVKTFKDNEMLVLSREAYHAKKAEERKNYKAETKAKAKQEKQQQQKNAEEKEMGLLLDEQTGCLLKFSGELKDVSREDFHTTFSGHGKIKWVDFTRGAKEGTLLFDGNAKEAFEKAKEANEGELKMKGSSVTWQVLEGDEEKEMLKKIIEAQQESFNRSKGRGGRGRSGGRGRGGRRGRGGRDQGRTQFQGKKTKFDSDNEDDGEGEEAPKRELEDADGPPAKVSKTENGS; this is encoded by the exons ATGGCTGAAAACCAAGGAGAGATGTCTCCCATTGAGATGAAAGTGGCTCGTCAAGTAGAG TATTACTTTGGGGATCACAACCTTCCAAGAGACAAGTTTCtgaaggagcagctgcagcttgaTGATGGCTGGGTGATGCTGGAGACCATGCTTAAATTCAACAG ACTGAAAGCTTTAACTACAGAGAGCAGCGTCGTCATTTCAGCACTCCAGAAATCAAAGTCTGGCCTGTTGGAGATCAATGAGGACAAGACGAAAATAAGGAGGTCTCCAGATAAACCCTTACCAGAGCAGAATGATGAATACAAAGACGCAGTGAAACACAGATCTGTGTACATT aaaggTTTTCCTCTTGAAACAACTCTGGATGAGGTTCAAGAGTGGCTGAACGAGAAAGGCAGCATAGAGAGCATTCAGATGAGAAAAAACGTCCATCGGCACTTCAAG GGATCCGTGTTCATCTGCTTTGAAACGGAGGAATCAGCGAAGCAGTTCCTGGAACGGAcggatgtaaaaacatttaaagacaatgAGATGCTCGTCTTGTCCAG GGAAGCCTACCATGCAAAGAAGgcagaagagaggaaaaactacAAAGCAGAGACAAAAGCTAAAGCAAAGCA agagaaacagcagcagcagaaaaacgctgaggaaaaagaaatg GGTTTACTTCTGGATGAACAGACTGGATGTTTGTTGAAGTTTTCTGGAGAGCTCAAAGATGTTTCAAGAGAGGACTTCCATACCACGTTCTCTGGGCACGGAAAGATAAAGTGGGTTGACTTCACAAGAGGAGCCAAGGAG GGTACGCTTCTGTTTGATGGGAACGCAAAAGAAGCCTTTGAGAAAGCCAAAGAGGCAAACGAAGGGGAGCTGAAAATGAAGGGCAGCAGCGTTACATGGCAGGTACTGGAGGGAGACGAAGAGAAAGAGATGCTGAAGAAGATCATCGAAGCCCAACAGGAATCGTTCAATCGATCAAAAGGCAGAG GTGGGAGAGGAAGATCCGgcggcagaggaagaggaggccgAAGAGGAAGAGGTGGCAGAGATCAAGGCAGGACTCAATTCCAGGGAAAGAAAACGAAATTCGATAGTGATAACGAGGATGACGGCGAGGGTGAGGAAG CCCCAAAGAGAGAGCTTGAAGACGCCGACGGTCCTCCAGCGAAAGTTTCCAAAACTGAAAATGGCTCGTAA
- the mettl5 gene encoding rRNA N(6)-adenosine-methyltransferase METTL5 — MKLKELESCLQQVDTFEEPKILLEQYPTSPHIAACMLYTIHNTFDDIEGKLVADLGCGCGVLSIGAAMLDAGLCVGLEIDEDALEIFRRNAEEFELSNVDLLQCDLCHLEXEAYGQKFDTVIMNPPFGTKHNQGMDMKFLRAALTMSKTAVYSLHKTSTREHIQKKANDWGVKMEVLAELRYDLPASYRFHKKKSVDIQVDFLRFSKT; from the exons ATGAAGCTGAAGGAGTTGGAAAGCTGCCTGCAGCAGGTAGACACATTTGAGGAGCCAAAAATCCTCTTGGAGCAGTATCCAACCAGCCCTCACATTGCAG CATGCATGCTTTACACGATTCACAACACGTTTGACGACATTGAGGGTAAACTGGTGGCAGATCTCGGCTGTGGCTGCGGAGTCCTCAGCATCGGGGCTGCCATGCTGGACGCGGG ATTGTGCGTGGGTTTGGAAATCGATGAGGACGCACTAGAGATATTCCGAAGGAATGCAGAAGAATTTGAACTYTCTAACGTGGATCTGCTCCAGTGTGATTTATGCCACCTGGAAGYTGAGGCTTATGGCCAAAAGTTTGACACTGTTATAATGAATCCACCGTTTGGTACAAAACACAACCAAG GGATGGATATGAAGTTTCTCCGCGCTGCTTTAACCATGTCAAAGACGGCGGTTTACTCGCTTCATAAAACATCAACACGAGAG CACATACAAAAGAAGGCTAATGACTGGGGAGTGAAGATGGAAGTCTTAGCAG AACTGAGGTACGATTTGCCGGCTTCCTACCGCTTCCACAAAAAGAAGTCT GTTGACATCCAGGTGGACTTTCTACGATTCTCAAAGacctga